Proteins encoded by one window of Desulfobacterales bacterium:
- a CDS encoding transposase, whose amino-acid sequence MPRHARLDAPGTLHHVIVRGIEKRHIVDDRKDRENFVTRLGEIAIDTETRIYAWALLTNHAHILLRSSSFGLSRYMRRLLTGYAISYNRRHRRHGHLFQNRYKSIVCEEETYFLELIRYIHLNPLRAGLVKSLAGLDRYRWSGHGVLMGRYTNDWQDRDSVLLRFGKKEKAARPVYRQFVADGVEQGRRPDLVGGGLVRSLGGWSEVKALRRLGLKEPSDDRILGRGEFVTRMVEEAENIRMRLTPRDTKNKIQEVIATTCKEEGISVKELKAGSRRRPVASARRRIARTLVDHGVTLAEAARQLGVSTAAISLTLSRKN is encoded by the coding sequence ATGCCGCGCCATGCCCGCCTGGATGCCCCGGGTACCCTTCACCACGTTATTGTCAGAGGAATAGAGAAGCGTCATATCGTCGATGACAGGAAAGACCGGGAGAATTTTGTCACCCGCCTGGGTGAAATTGCCATTGATACCGAAACCAGGATTTATGCCTGGGCCTTATTGACCAACCATGCCCACATTTTATTACGCAGCAGCAGTTTCGGGCTTTCCAGGTACATGCGCCGCCTTCTCACCGGTTATGCCATCTCATACAACCGCCGCCACCGTCGTCACGGTCATCTTTTCCAGAACCGCTACAAGTCCATAGTATGTGAAGAGGAAACCTATTTTCTCGAACTCATCCGTTATATCCACCTCAATCCTTTGCGGGCCGGATTGGTGAAGAGCCTTGCCGGTCTTGACCGTTATCGCTGGAGCGGTCACGGTGTTCTGATGGGCCGCTATACCAACGATTGGCAGGATCGTGACTCGGTGTTGCTGCGGTTCGGTAAAAAGGAGAAAGCGGCCCGGCCTGTCTATCGGCAATTTGTCGCGGACGGGGTGGAACAGGGACGCCGGCCCGATCTTGTCGGCGGCGGCCTGGTCCGATCACTGGGCGGTTGGTCCGAAGTAAAGGCCTTGCGCCGGCTCGGTCTTAAGGAACCCTCGGATGACCGGATACTTGGACGCGGTGAATTTGTTACGCGGATGGTTGAGGAGGCGGAAAATATTCGCATGAGATTGACACCGCGAGACACAAAAAACAAAATTCAAGAAGTCATTGCAACGACCTGCAAGGAGGAAGGCATAAGTGTCAAGGAGTTGAAAGCAGGCAGTCGCAGACGCCCGGTTGCCTCTGCAAGAAGACGTATCGCCCGGACCCTCGTTGACCACGGGGTGACCCTTGCTGAGGCGGCCCGTCAACTCGGCGTTTCCACCGCTGCCATTTCCTTGACCCTGTCACGCAAAAATTGA
- a CDS encoding type II toxin-antitoxin system RelE/ParE family toxin, whose amino-acid sequence MIKSFKHKGLEKFFYTGKKKGIKPEHAARLERILDRLNAANDLRDMKYPGSNLHKLTGDKQGQYAVNVSGNWRVFFDFIDGDAYIVDYDDYH is encoded by the coding sequence GTGATAAAATCGTTTAAACACAAGGGCCTGGAAAAATTCTTTTATACCGGCAAGAAAAAGGGCATCAAGCCAGAACACGCTGCCCGGCTCGAAAGGATACTTGATCGTTTAAATGCCGCCAATGATTTACGAGATATGAAATACCCAGGTTCAAACCTCCATAAATTGACAGGAGATAAACAAGGTCAATATGCTGTCAATGTTTCTGGCAACTGGAGAGTCTTTTTCGATTTTATCGATGGGGATGCATATATAGTCGATTATGACGATTATCATTAA
- a CDS encoding HigA family addiction module antitoxin, producing the protein MSMYNPPHPGEFIKEVYLDPFHFSYRNVAAKLKVSPSTFQRLIKRKSSITPEMALRLSKTLGRSPESWLAMQDNYNLWQARQTVNLEEVEPLTIPGIKRIGEQVVSH; encoded by the coding sequence ATGAGCATGTACAATCCCCCACACCCTGGTGAGTTTATTAAAGAGGTTTACCTTGACCCTTTTCATTTTAGTTACCGCAACGTAGCGGCCAAACTAAAGGTGTCACCATCAACTTTCCAAAGACTTATTAAAAGGAAAAGCAGTATAACTCCGGAAATGGCTTTACGCCTTTCAAAAACACTTGGCCGTAGTCCAGAGAGTTGGTTGGCTATGCAGGACAACTATAATCTTTGGCAGGCGAGACAGACCGTCAACCTGGAAGAGGTTGAACCTCTGACAATACCCGGCATAAAAAGAATAGGCGAACAAGTCGTTTCACATTGA
- a CDS encoding type II toxin-antitoxin system RelE/ParE family toxin: MIKTFKHKGLRKFFETGSVSGIQPDHKQKLKIRMTALDTATCIEDMDLPGFRLHPLKGDRKSFWAIDVSRNWRVVFKFQEGNAYIVDYEDYH, from the coding sequence ATGATTAAGACGTTTAAGCATAAAGGGTTGCGCAAGTTTTTTGAAACCGGTAGCGTTTCTGGAATTCAACCTGATCATAAACAAAAACTAAAAATACGGATGACCGCCTTGGATACCGCAACCTGTATTGAAGATATGGATTTGCCCGGTTTTCGTCTCCATCCATTAAAGGGAGATCGGAAGAGCTTTTGGGCAATCGACGTAAGTAGAAACTGGCGCGTCGTTTTTAAATTTCAAGAAGGCAATGCCTACATTGTCGATTATGAGGATTACCATTAA
- a CDS encoding HigA family addiction module antitoxin yields MNKMTRKPTHPGKIIKEDYLIPLSITITELSSILGVSRKTLSKIINERGSITPDMALRLSRAFDTTPIFWLNLQKNYDLWQAEHGSDEWQQVKPFSPQLLHANG; encoded by the coding sequence ATGAACAAAATGACAAGAAAACCGACACATCCAGGCAAGATCATAAAAGAAGATTATCTTATTCCACTCTCTATCACAATTACTGAATTGTCGTCTATCCTCGGTGTCTCAAGAAAGACATTATCAAAAATTATCAATGAGCGAGGTTCAATAACCCCGGATATGGCTCTTCGGTTATCACGGGCTTTCGATACAACGCCTATTTTTTGGTTGAACCTCCAAAAAAATTATGACCTCTGGCAAGCTGAGCATGGCTCCGATGAATGGCAACAGGTCAAACCGTTTTCTCCGCAGCTCTTACATGCAAATGGATAG